A single region of the Opitutus sp. genome encodes:
- a CDS encoding aspartate 1-decarboxylase, whose translation MYRTFLKTKLHRATITAADPDYEGSVTIDRELCRAAGLLEYEQVDVLDINNGARFTTYVIYGAAGEIQVNGAAARLVAPGDLAIIIAYCRLPEDQIAGHQPRVVLLGPGNKINSSQLHSLHQP comes from the coding sequence GTGTATCGCACCTTTCTCAAGACCAAGCTTCACCGCGCAACCATTACCGCCGCCGATCCCGATTACGAGGGCTCGGTGACGATTGACCGCGAACTTTGCCGCGCCGCCGGTCTCCTCGAATACGAGCAGGTTGACGTGCTCGATATTAACAATGGCGCGCGTTTCACCACCTACGTGATTTACGGCGCGGCCGGTGAAATTCAGGTCAACGGAGCCGCCGCGCGCTTGGTGGCGCCGGGCGATCTGGCGATCATCATCGCCTACTGCCGGCTGCCCGAGGATCAAATCGCCGGCCACCAGCCGCGCGTGGTCCTGCTCGGCCCAGGTAACAAAATCAACAGCAGCCAACTGCACTCGCTGCATCAGCCGTAA
- the argF gene encoding ornithine carbamoyltransferase, which produces MKHFLKETDFKPHEVAEVFALARELKAKRGRHTPPVLEHQTWALIFSKSSTRTRVSFEVGVHELGGNPLFLNKNDIQLGRGESVEDTAKVLSRFVHGLIVRTYEHSEVERLAASGTIPVINALTDFLHPCQIYTDAFTMAERWAPKGGDLLASLKGRKIAFLGDTACNMANSWILGAALFGMKISLAGPKGFEPGPEINALLKQEGFAQNYQFTTDPFEAVKDADVVYTDVWVSMGKEEESKQRIALMSPYAVTGALFAAAKPDAYFMHCLPAHSGEEVFQEVLDNPRSIIFDQAENRLHTQKAIMAVLAQQPRA; this is translated from the coding sequence ATGAAGCACTTCCTCAAAGAGACGGACTTCAAGCCCCACGAGGTGGCTGAAGTTTTTGCGTTGGCCCGAGAGCTCAAAGCCAAACGTGGCCGGCACACCCCGCCGGTGCTCGAGCACCAGACCTGGGCTCTGATTTTCTCCAAGTCCTCCACACGCACCCGCGTCTCCTTCGAGGTCGGCGTGCACGAGCTCGGCGGCAATCCGCTCTTCCTTAACAAAAACGACATCCAGCTTGGGCGCGGTGAGTCGGTTGAGGACACCGCCAAGGTGCTGTCGCGCTTCGTCCACGGGCTGATCGTGCGCACCTACGAGCACAGCGAGGTCGAGCGCCTGGCCGCCAGCGGCACGATTCCGGTGATCAACGCGCTCACCGATTTCCTGCACCCCTGCCAGATTTACACCGACGCATTCACCATGGCCGAGCGCTGGGCACCCAAGGGCGGCGATCTGCTCGCCTCGCTCAAGGGCCGCAAGATTGCGTTTTTGGGCGACACGGCCTGCAACATGGCTAACTCGTGGATCCTTGGCGCGGCGCTTTTCGGCATGAAGATCTCGCTCGCCGGCCCCAAGGGCTTCGAGCCCGGCCCGGAAATCAACGCGCTGCTCAAGCAGGAGGGCTTTGCCCAGAACTACCAGTTCACCACCGACCCGTTTGAAGCGGTGAAGGATGCCGACGTGGTTTACACGGACGTTTGGGTGAGCATGGGCAAAGAGGAGGAAAGCAAACAGCGCATCGCCCTGATGTCACCCTACGCGGTCACCGGCGCGCTGTTCGCTGCCGCAAAGCCCGACGCCTACTTCATGCACTGCCTACCGGCGCACTCCGGTGAAGAGGTATTCCAAGAGGTTTTGGATAACCCGCGCTCGATCATTTTCGACCAGGCCGAAAACCGCCTGCACACCCAGAAGGCCATCATGGCCGTGCTCGCCCAACAACCGCGCGCCTGA
- a CDS encoding ISAs1 family transposase, whose product MMPAETNPSNPQGEVISLRHLQVQVLDSPELNARAQGLLEEHHYLGAVKPVGERLLYAVSDAQGTWVAVLVFAAAALHLRGREAWIGWSGEQRRRRLALVVNNVRFLLLPKPAVPNLGSAVLSRVLGRLSADWQSRYEHPVLVVETFVDPERFTGSVYKASGWTELGLTKGNTRKSRDYYEHHAKPKRLFVRELEPRARRALQAGQIKPSLAAVEAKVPVRSTLKAPDLISLAEAFRQVPEYRAYIGAYPLHALLAITAAAYLAGAPRGQRDLAAFARRLSPVQRQALGVIRRRGKYGAPSQPTFSRLFARVQASRIEEVLLAHQRQVRGEPPDSEIVVIDGKVPKHSGGQNVVTAVTSPSLFYLGSEVVAEKSNEIPAARALCERLDLVDKLVSLDALHTQADTARAIVLEHGGDYLFTVKGNQPGLQKIVAAQVPDPGAPFLTR is encoded by the coding sequence ATGATGCCGGCCGAAACGAACCCGTCGAACCCCCAAGGGGAGGTGATTTCGCTGCGCCACTTGCAGGTGCAGGTGCTAGACAGCCCCGAGTTAAACGCCCGAGCGCAGGGGCTGCTTGAGGAGCATCACTATCTGGGCGCGGTGAAACCGGTGGGCGAGCGGCTGCTGTACGCGGTGAGCGATGCGCAGGGCACCTGGGTGGCGGTGCTGGTGTTTGCGGCGGCGGCGCTGCACCTGCGCGGCCGGGAGGCGTGGATTGGCTGGAGTGGCGAACAGCGCCGACGCCGATTGGCGCTGGTGGTCAACAACGTGCGGTTCCTGCTGCTGCCCAAGCCGGCGGTGCCCAACTTGGGCTCGGCGGTTTTGAGCCGGGTGCTCGGCCGGCTCAGTGCCGACTGGCAGTCGCGTTACGAGCACCCCGTGCTCGTCGTGGAAACCTTCGTCGACCCCGAGCGTTTTACGGGAAGTGTATACAAGGCATCCGGGTGGACCGAGTTGGGCCTGACCAAGGGCAACACGCGTAAGTCGCGCGATTACTACGAGCACCACGCCAAGCCCAAGCGCTTGTTTGTGCGCGAGCTGGAGCCCCGGGCCCGGAGAGCTCTTCAGGCAGGGCAGATCAAACCCTCGCTGGCTGCGGTGGAGGCGAAAGTTCCGGTGCGAAGTACCCTGAAGGCCCCCGATTTAATCAGCCTGGCGGAGGCCTTCCGGCAAGTGCCTGAATACCGCGCCTACATCGGGGCCTATCCCTTGCACGCGCTGCTGGCGATCACGGCGGCGGCCTATCTGGCCGGAGCACCCCGCGGCCAACGTGACCTGGCCGCTTTCGCCCGCCGGCTCTCCCCGGTCCAACGCCAAGCCCTCGGGGTGATCCGCCGCCGCGGCAAATACGGCGCTCCCAGCCAGCCCACCTTTAGTCGGCTGTTCGCCCGCGTTCAGGCCTCGCGCATCGAGGAGGTTTTACTCGCCCACCAACGTCAGGTGCGAGGCGAGCCCCCCGACAGCGAGATCGTGGTCATCGACGGCAAAGTCCCCAAGCACAGCGGCGGACAAAACGTCGTGACCGCGGTTACCTCGCCGAGCTTGTTTTATCTCGGCAGCGAGGTCGTCGCCGAAAAAAGTAACGAGATTCCCGCCGCCCGCGCCCTGTGTGAGAGACTCGATTTGGTCGATAAACTCGTGAGCCTTGATGCCCTGCATACCCAGGCGGACACCGCGCGGGCGATCGTACTGGAGCATGGCGGCGACTACCTGTTCACCGTCAAAGGCAATCAGCCCGGCTTGCAGAAAATCGTAGCAGCGCAAGTGCCCGATCCGGGCGCCCCTTTTTTGACCCGTTAA
- a CDS encoding guanylate kinase, translated as MTPVLLVLAGPAGSGKTTLCERMVAEVPGFERIVTTTTRAPRPGEVNGVHYHFFTPEEFDAKVAAGEFLEWAWVHKTGNRYGTLASAVLDPLQAGRSLIINVDVQGVESFCKAAQASPLLAKRMGTVFINVPIPELRVRLTGRGESEAEIAHRMETAANELKEIGKFDFVVESRNREDDFAALLAIWRQVQTRAEDAV; from the coding sequence ATGACGCCTGTTCTCCTCGTTCTCGCCGGTCCGGCCGGCTCTGGCAAAACCACCTTGTGCGAACGCATGGTCGCCGAGGTCCCGGGGTTTGAGCGTATTGTCACCACCACCACGCGCGCCCCGCGTCCCGGCGAGGTTAACGGCGTGCATTACCACTTTTTCACCCCGGAAGAATTCGACGCCAAGGTCGCTGCAGGCGAGTTTCTGGAATGGGCCTGGGTGCACAAGACCGGCAACCGCTACGGCACCTTGGCCTCCGCTGTGCTCGATCCCCTTCAGGCCGGGCGCAGCCTGATCATCAACGTCGACGTGCAGGGCGTGGAGAGCTTCTGCAAGGCGGCCCAAGCCTCCCCCTTGCTCGCGAAACGCATGGGCACGGTTTTCATCAATGTCCCCATTCCCGAGCTGCGCGTGCGCCTGACCGGACGCGGCGAAAGCGAGGCGGAGATCGCCCATCGCATGGAAACGGCCGCGAACGAACTGAAGGAAATCGGTAAATTTGATTTCGTGGTCGAGAGCCGCAACCGGGAAGACGATTTTGCGGCACTGCTGGCGATTTGGCGCCAAGTGCAGACACGGGCCGAAGATGCCGTCTAA
- a CDS encoding four helix bundle protein has product MAALFDHEKLKAYQMALRFVAWASPLIENLPSKLSARDQLDRASTSIALNLAEGNGKRSYPDRCRYFDIARGSTVECAACLDVLVAKEKLSIGEAETGKAILLEVVAMTAGLIARFSTAPRPNHVEEEQTRYGGEYLIDSEDNE; this is encoded by the coding sequence ATGGCTGCCTTATTTGATCACGAAAAACTCAAGGCCTATCAAATGGCACTTAGGTTTGTCGCATGGGCATCCCCGTTGATCGAAAACTTGCCGTCCAAATTGTCGGCGCGTGACCAGTTGGATCGCGCCTCGACCAGCATTGCTCTGAACTTAGCCGAAGGTAACGGAAAGCGGTCCTATCCAGATCGCTGTCGTTATTTTGATATAGCCCGGGGCTCCACGGTTGAATGCGCCGCATGCTTGGATGTCTTGGTGGCCAAGGAAAAACTGAGCATCGGGGAGGCGGAAACCGGCAAAGCTATCTTGCTGGAGGTTGTCGCTATGACGGCGGGATTAATTGCCCGATTCTCCACCGCGCCACGGCCCAATCACGTTGAGGAAGAACAGACGCGCTACGGCGGGGAGTACCTGATTGATTCGGAAGACAACGAGTAA
- the miaB gene encoding tRNA (N6-isopentenyl adenosine(37)-C2)-methylthiotransferase MiaB, with translation MNRVHIKTYGCQMNERDSEAVAAMLRSRGYRIVTSEDDCDILLLNTCSVRDAAEQKAIGKAGFVAHRKKKDPDFVLGILGCMAQNRGASLLDQLPDVDLIVGTQKFHQVPDYLDNLRAARDAGVPIGETIVDIAEEAGSQNTIKDHLAPEAGALGADGEQLAPQVNAFVSIQQGCNMDCAFCIVPKTRGDERSRPMDDIVAECRSLAARGVKEVTLLGQIVTSYGRRDYTHTDGISPFVQLLERVNAIDGIERIRFTSPHPRGFKDDLVQAYGRLSKLCEYVHLPMQSGSDRILKAMNRPYSRERYREIVESLRAVRPDMYFSTDIIVGFPGETDEEFEQTRELFEACNYDMAYIFKYSIRSGTPAADMGDQIPDSVKEHRNAVLLDILKKNSERRNAALLGTIEEVLVEGPDKTGQRFTGRTRGNRVCIFDAHARLIGQRVPLKIERSSVSTLYGELQLAGV, from the coding sequence ATGAATCGGGTCCATATTAAAACCTACGGCTGTCAAATGAACGAGCGCGACAGCGAGGCCGTCGCCGCGATGCTGCGCTCCCGGGGCTACCGCATCGTCACCTCGGAAGACGACTGCGACATCCTCCTTCTGAACACCTGCTCGGTGCGCGACGCCGCCGAACAAAAGGCCATCGGCAAGGCCGGTTTCGTCGCCCACCGGAAGAAAAAAGACCCCGATTTCGTACTCGGGATCCTCGGCTGCATGGCGCAGAACCGCGGGGCATCCCTGCTCGACCAGTTGCCCGACGTGGACCTGATCGTCGGCACCCAAAAATTCCATCAAGTCCCCGACTACCTCGATAACTTGCGTGCCGCCCGCGACGCCGGCGTGCCCATTGGTGAAACCATCGTCGACATCGCCGAGGAAGCCGGCTCGCAGAACACCATTAAAGACCACCTTGCGCCCGAGGCAGGCGCACTCGGCGCAGACGGCGAACAGCTTGCCCCCCAGGTCAACGCCTTCGTTTCGATCCAGCAGGGCTGCAACATGGATTGCGCCTTCTGCATCGTCCCCAAAACCCGCGGCGACGAGCGCTCGCGCCCCATGGACGACATCGTGGCCGAGTGCCGCAGCCTCGCCGCACGCGGGGTCAAGGAAGTGACCCTGCTCGGCCAAATCGTCACCAGCTACGGGCGCCGCGACTACACCCACACCGACGGCATTTCGCCGTTCGTGCAGTTGTTGGAACGCGTCAACGCGATCGACGGCATCGAGCGCATCCGCTTCACCTCGCCGCACCCGCGCGGCTTCAAGGACGACCTCGTCCAGGCCTACGGCCGCCTTTCCAAACTGTGCGAATACGTGCACCTGCCGATGCAAAGCGGCAGCGACCGCATCCTGAAGGCGATGAACCGCCCGTATTCGCGCGAACGTTACCGCGAGATCGTCGAGTCGTTGCGGGCGGTGCGCCCCGACATGTATTTCTCCACCGACATCATCGTGGGTTTCCCCGGTGAGACCGACGAGGAATTCGAGCAAACCCGCGAGCTCTTCGAGGCATGCAACTACGACATGGCTTACATTTTCAAGTATTCCATCCGTAGCGGCACGCCGGCGGCCGACATGGGCGACCAAATCCCCGACTCGGTTAAGGAGCATCGCAACGCCGTGCTATTGGACATCCTCAAAAAGAACTCCGAGCGCCGCAACGCCGCGCTGTTGGGCACGATCGAGGAAGTGCTGGTCGAAGGCCCGGACAAGACCGGCCAGCGTTTCACCGGCCGCACGCGCGGCAACCGCGTGTGCATTTTTGACGCCCACGCGCGCCTGATCGGCCAACGGGTGCCACTCAAAATCGAACGCTCCAGCGTGAGCACGCTGTACGGCGAACTGCAACTGGCCGGGGTTTGA
- a CDS encoding lytic transglycosylase domain-containing protein — protein MPLLGLAAACALASTFTPTPLGGARLGAASGREGGVFELSPTLLEAGSDAGGERGVGPLIFPSFRAAPHRVRLMPEKSVYDGDARVDFAVGPAAETAPPHSARMVEIVFTRPPPPRAPDPGIRPSDVDIPLYKAWVALLIDSPRPRRAQTYLSDLKKIFAAEGLPEELVWLAEAESNFDPRALNASGARGLFQLMPYTARELGLRLQPQDERDDPRKNARAAAVHLRHLYGKFDSWSLALAAYNAGEGYVRRSLKAADAQTYGEIAESLPLETRVYVAKTLALLVVREALDDQELDVLLGH, from the coding sequence TTGCCCCTGCTTGGCCTAGCGGCCGCCTGTGCGCTTGCATCCACCTTTACGCCAACGCCCTTGGGAGGGGCGCGGTTGGGCGCGGCTTCGGGGCGCGAGGGCGGTGTTTTTGAGCTCAGCCCGACCCTGCTGGAAGCGGGCTCCGACGCGGGTGGCGAACGGGGCGTCGGGCCGTTGATATTTCCCTCTTTCCGGGCGGCGCCCCACCGCGTGCGTTTAATGCCGGAAAAATCTGTTTATGATGGGGATGCGCGGGTTGATTTTGCCGTTGGTCCGGCCGCCGAAACGGCGCCTCCGCACTCCGCGCGCATGGTTGAGATCGTGTTTACCCGACCACCGCCTCCGCGCGCCCCCGACCCGGGCATTCGGCCCTCCGATGTCGATATTCCGCTTTATAAGGCGTGGGTGGCGCTGTTGATCGACAGTCCGCGGCCGCGCCGCGCCCAAACTTATTTGAGTGATCTCAAGAAAATCTTCGCCGCAGAGGGATTGCCCGAGGAACTCGTTTGGCTGGCCGAGGCCGAATCGAACTTTGATCCGCGGGCTTTGAACGCGAGCGGTGCGCGGGGGCTGTTTCAACTCATGCCCTACACCGCACGGGAGCTCGGGCTTCGGTTGCAGCCCCAGGACGAACGCGATGATCCCCGCAAAAACGCCCGCGCTGCGGCGGTTCATTTGCGCCACCTTTACGGCAAATTCGATTCTTGGTCGCTCGCCTTGGCCGCTTACAACGCCGGTGAGGGCTACGTGCGCCGCAGCCTCAAGGCGGCCGACGCCCAAACTTATGGCGAAATCGCCGAATCGCTCCCGCTCGAAACCCGGGTGTATGTGGCCAAAACGCTGGCGCTTCTGGTGGTGCGTGAGGCGCTTGATGACCAGGAGCTTGACGTACTCCTAGGACATTAA
- a CDS encoding GxxExxY protein, protein MAANNLIQADEVYRIIGAAFSVLKELGHGLHEKPYENALVVEFGLCGISYDQQKRFSVLYKNVQVAEFIPDLIAFESVIVDAKAIDGITDHERGQMISYLRITKLKVGLIINFKRAKLEWERIVLSDHSR, encoded by the coding sequence ATGGCCGCGAATAATCTGATCCAGGCGGATGAGGTTTATCGCATTATCGGTGCCGCATTCTCGGTTTTAAAGGAGCTCGGGCATGGGCTGCATGAAAAGCCTTATGAAAATGCGCTGGTGGTGGAGTTCGGACTCTGCGGTATCTCCTACGACCAGCAAAAGCGCTTTTCGGTCCTCTATAAAAACGTGCAAGTCGCCGAATTTATCCCCGATTTGATCGCATTCGAGTCGGTGATCGTGGACGCCAAGGCGATTGATGGCATCACCGATCACGAACGGGGGCAAATGATCAGCTATCTACGAATCACCAAGCTGAAGGTCGGGCTTATTATTAATTTCAAGCGTGCCAAGCTTGAGTGGGAACGCATCGTCCTGTCCGATCATTCGCGTTAA